Part of the Arachis hypogaea cultivar Tifrunner chromosome 6, arahy.Tifrunner.gnm2.J5K5, whole genome shotgun sequence genome, AGAGAGATTGAAACTAAATTAAGTATCTGTGTTATATTTAGTATAAAATGTACTAAATTGAGTTATGTctaaagatttaaaataaatatgaatattaagtggtaaatttagaatttaaaagattaaatgagagtattttttaaaaaaaatattattaaagtctaAGTctcaaattccaaaaatatcaatctcttctgtttttactttttataattaataaaaagattaaaattttgtgTCTTGAGATTTAGTTCTAGTCTTTACCCACTAAATACAatactaaggtagcgtttggtggagagacagagacgaaaagactgagattgagaaacagagactaagagacatgaattgaaataaatctcaagtattctatttggtgtaaagtggaagacagaaattaaaacaaaaatgaaactctaatttaatttgcacaaaaagtaaaattgaaattaattaattgaagtgaaagtattttaggtataaaatattattaaagtttcagtctcaatctctaaaaatttcagtatttcaaagacaaaatttttagtactagtctctgaactaacaaacacgatactgagtctcagtttcTCAATCTTTATCTCAGTACTTCAAAACAAAGGTTACCTAAATTCTCTAGTCTCTCAATCTCAATTCTAGTctctaaaaatatataaacacTACCTAACTAactgcaaaagaaaaaatattcatCATGCTGATAATAATTAGTTCTATAATTCCGTCTTATTCATAAGGAAAAATCATAATTATTTTGACATAAGATTCCAATGTCAttgttaaattgattttttttttttgtaaaatttagcATCATTTTGGTGGATTGGCCTGGTCAAccctaaattaaaaattaaaccccaaaccatataCGGCTTAATCACTAATATTAGTTAATTCACATGGTACATATTCTATTGTTAGATGGGTACCACCCCAACTGCTATTTGGTGCAGATAGCAACTCAtgctctttaaaaaaaaaaaaaaaaccctttttaattaattatttttataatattattacttttactTCAAGTGACAACCAAGTGAAGCAATGAAATACCTCCAAACAAAAGCTAAGCATTCAGTTTGGCGGTACCAATCATAACCTCAATAGTTAGCACCAACGTTTTCCTTAATCAAAAATACCATGTTGTTGTGGCCTTCAAGCACCAATGTTTATATTCCATTACATGGCCTAATTATTCCTCTTCATTCACAACAACTCTTTCATTCCATTGTTCCACTCTAAAAGTTTTGAAATAATAATGGGTTCAGTAGTTGAGAGATCAAAGAAGAAAACCCAGCTATGGAAGAAGGCCATGCTCCATTTTTCTCTCTGTTTTGTTATGGGGTTCTTCACAGGCCTAGCTCCAACCGGTAAATCTTCTATGTTCTCTTCAACCAAAGTTGTTACTTCTTCAAATAGAACAGGTTCTTCGATAAATGTCAATACAAGTTGGAGTATTTCTCCAATTTCTTCAGTTAATGTTCCTATGAAGCCAAGAATCTCAAAAACAACAATGTTGAATGTGAGGTCACATTCACAATTGAAGCCTAGAAGGCTCATCATCATTGTAACACCAACAAGCACAAAGCTTCCTTACCAAGCAGTGTTTTTGCGGCGGTTGGCAAATACCATTAGGCTTGTTCCACAACCATTGCTTTGGATCGTCGTTGAAGCAAAAACCGAATCCATGGAACTTCCAGGGATGTTGAGGAAGACTGGGATCATGTATAGGCATGTGGTTTTCAAAGAGAACTTCACTGACTTGGAAGCTGAATTGAATCACCAGAGGAACCTTGCTCTTAAGCACATTGAACACCATAGGCTAAGTGGTATTGTTCATTTTGCTGAGCTTTCCAATGTTTATGATCTCCAATTCTTCCAACAACTTAGAGACATTGAGTATGTCATTCTTTCCCTCCTATTTGCTAATCTTCTTTTATTCATGTACCATCATATTTTGTTTACACAAAAAATTAGTATTAAATCAGTTactcttaaaatataaaataaatattgaaaataTGTTGGCtaatttagtaactgattttttatatacataatatttttgatTCACATAATATAAAAcgctttaattttttaatcaatataatcatatatatttatgGGAAGCTCGTGAACTTGGATTAGTGTGTatagattaattattatattgtaTATTTCCATGTAGTGGGTAGAAGCATTAGAAAAATAAGAAGCAACTGGAAGTTCTTTGGTCCTTTAGGTATACCAAACTAGTTGGGGGATAGTAACAACAATTATTATGCATTATATTTCACATCTCTTAGGTGTGCTATCAATCAAGTTAAGATTTCCATTGTTAATTATTGTGTTAATGGCTAATATTGTAGGGTGTTTGGAACATGGCCAACGGCATTGTTAGCTGCAAACAGAAAGAGAGTGATAATAGAAGGACCTGTGTGTGATTCAAGACAAGTCATTGGTTGGCATCTTAGGAATATGAACAATGAAACCGAGACAGTCACTCCTCCAATTCATATTTCAAGCTTTGCATTCAACAGCTCCATTCTCTGGGATCCTGAAAGATGGGGCCGCACCTCATCTGTTCAAGACACCTCGCAGgtaaatatatatacacattgataattgatttgatgattgatttttgtgtgtatataatatttttgaatatcaTTATGAGAGAACATACGcacataaaaaataacataagataTTATGTTGATTTATAttagattaattaattagttaaatataaatttatttaagccGATAcacatttaatttaataataaataatatatgagtCGATGTCATATTGATCAATATGCAAAAGAGTAGATTTTTCTCGCCAATATACAAATGCTATCCctaaaacataaaacaaaaagttgttttaactatttaataattttgttgggACTTACAAAATTTGGTATCTTCATATATTCTAAATCTAAATGATTTGTGATAAACATGATTATGCCTTAACAACTTGAAATTTGTTACTTAGGTTTAGTTAACGTTTGGCCAACCTCCAACTACTTTAGAAAGAAAAAATCAAGgtgaaaaagaagagtaagatattAGGTAATTACAATTTGATTGAGTAGTTCAACTAATCAGAATACTATTAGTATGTAGTGTTTTCTACTTATGAGGCAATCCTTCTTCCTTTTGCTACAAGATACAGGTGCAACCCATTGTCAATATTATCTTAATTAGAAAACACAGCCCAACATACTGACAATATTATctcaataagaaaattaaaatagcaagaCATATATGTAGATATCATCACTTTTGCAAAAGAATCTCTACAATGGAATTTTGTTGCTTTTAATTCTTGTACTTATTAGCTTGTCTTTTTGGTTTTCTTAGAATTCAATCAAGTTTGTGAAGCAAGTGGTTCTAGAAGATGAGACAAAACTAAAGGGAATTCCACCAGAGGACTGCTCCAAAATTATGCTATGGCGTTTCAATTTTCGTGCTCGCACCATTTCAAATCACTAATTTCTGTCGATTATATCAGATAGCTCAAGATATATAATAATGAACGTTAAAGCAAAACAAAATTTGTCCAGTAATGGAATCATTCatttttttatctttacttttacaaaaatttttttggcatgtttaattgtttaataattttattgattcttATTATTTTCCAAATTCTTGTTAGCTTATAAAAGTGAGAATGTCATCTTCTAAGAAGCAAAAAGCatttatgcatatatgattagTTCAAAAAGTTCCCAAGCTTATAGCAAAATTCTTGGtacttgtatttatttatttacgtattttgttaatttcccgatatatatatatatatatatatttattgtgtgtgtaaaattaaagaaataatttcGATTTCTGTGCCTGTGAAATAAGCTCGTTTATTTAATACTATACGGAAACATAAATACTTAAAACTTTTTTTAGGatcataaaaaatttgaatttttacacaaaaaatgatatataacaaattttttatttattaaaaaaataattatatttgtcatTGCCAGTAATTTTTGGTTGAtcgggattttttttattttccaaaacGTCAATGACTAATAATtctttttacttgtcattcactTGACGACAAACTATGATCATGGGATGGTTTACATGTCTAGGTTGGACTTTGAATTTCTGATCTTTTATTTTAAGGGACCATATAATGAACTCTCTCTCACAGTATCTTTAGTTGAGTAGATCAATGATTAATTTGAcgtgaattcaaattttatttaaaaatttgttattaactaatgaattattatatataaaaataaaatttaaattcttaacatttatttaagtaaataaataaattaaccaagataaataaactaaataGTAATTACTTGGTTTACACGCAATTTTTTTTAGTCCGGTAGATTCAATAGCTTCCAGTCCTAAGAAGCACACACTCACATACACAGCATACTCGCACatggatttggattctctaaattttgaatttttactttagaagataaagtgtaatcttttacttttgaatgatttttctctcatatttattcttgtctctacctataaaataaatagtaaaagatcacactttactctttaaagtaaaattcaaattttagaggatccaaatccctcGCACATATATTTAAAggttttatctattaattaattaCCATCAAGATTAAATCTAAATGCAACATATTAAAAAACAATATATTTAGTTATTCAAACAAAGTCTAGTTATGGTTTaacccaaggttctgaaaaccgaaccggtcatcgaatCACTCTAagcactggttcactggttcataggTCAACCGATTTGACCGTGGTTGAACcgtaaaaaccgttttataataaaataataattaaaatgtaaataagcacatgaaaatataattatagtctaatctaaactttaaaatatcattcaaattaaaagtactacataaaccaaatgttataatctcattcaaatacaaattcaaagttcaaaagtcctcaaacaaccaatcaaacccaACATAGCATCATCAAGTTTTCCCCCTAACACTACAAGTTTGTGATTGATTTTCGTTACTCGCAAGAGGAGGAGAACGTTCATTCGAAGCAGAATTATTTTCAGCATTATTATTCCTAGGTAGGTCTTGATTGATACTTTCTTCCATACCTAAATATTACCAGcaatccaacccaataatctcaactCTCAATTTCACAATAAATGAACAAACAtcatccaaaatccaaaattagAGTATACAAAGTTACAAACAAGTAACAACTAAACAAGTACAACATCTcaggttcaataaaattttttgtttacaaAATTAGAGTTCAGTTCATCAGAGTTCAGTTCATCAGAATCAATGAAATCCCAAAATTATTTCATAACAGTTTCAGAGAGTAGAGACTCAGAGTTCAGTTCATCATAGCACAGTTCATCAGAATCAATAAAATCAGAAAATAAACTCAGAACAGTTTCAGAATCAAAATCAGAGTTCAGTTCATCAGTTCAGTTCATCATAGCACAGTTCATCAGAATCAatgaaatcaaaaaataaatttagaacaatttcagaatcaaaatcagagttcagttcatcagttcagttcatcagaatcaataaaatcaaaaaataaattcagAACAGTTTCAGAATCAAAATTAGAGTTCAGTTCATCAGTTCAGTTCATCAGTTCAGTTCAGCAGAatcaatgaaataaaaaaataatttcagaaCAGTTTCAGAATCAAAATCAGAGTTCAGTTCATCAGAATCAATGAAATCACAAAATAAACTCATAACAGTTTCAGTTTTCAGAGCACAGTTTCATCAGAATGGGATTGCATCACAAAATCATGTTcataacctaattaaaaattaccTGGAAATGAGGAAATCTGTTGCTTTCTCTCAGAGCTTGAAGGACAACGCTTCAACGCTTCAACGCTTCAACGCTTCTCTACTGCTTTCTCAGAGGCAGAGTGCGACAGCGGTGACATGCGAAGTGGCTGAGGGCGTGAGTGCGACGGCGGTGAGGGCGTGAGTGCGACGGCGGTGAGGGCGTGAGTGGGATGGCGGTGACTGCGTCGAGGGCCTCCTGCTCCTGGAGTCTGGAGTTGACAACTGGGTGGTGAGTGCAGTGAGGAGAAAGTGGAGGCTGGAGGAACGAGGAGGAAGTGGAGGCTGGAGGAACGAGGAGAAGTGGAGCTGTGGAGGAACGAGGAGGAAGTGTGAAGTGTGACTGTGAACTCGCGAAGGAGAAAGGGAATTAGGGTTGGGTTCCCTCAGCAGCacaaaacggcgccgttttgaTGCAATATTAAAAAACCGGCCGGGTcccggttcggttcgaccgaccggtaACCGGCCGGTTCGTCGGTTCAAGTTCGGTTTTTAAACACTGCGGTTTTTGTTATCACCCGAACCGTAACAGTGACCGGTtcacggttcaaccggttcgaccggccgcttcgaaccggttttcagaacattggtttaaccataatatttttttGGGACTGGGCCCGTGATATGTTAAGGAAATGTCTGGATCAATATTGGGCCATCTCTTGGACCCAAAGGGAAGTTAGTAGTTAATGATATTAAGGCCCAATAGATTAATCAATTGGTACCTGGCTAGCCCGTGAGATGCCGTGCCAATACGCaaccaaaaagagaagaaaataaaaaaaaaacataattttgaTGAGTTGAGATTGTCATCAAATTGACAAATTGTATCTTGTGACTTAAGTAAATATTATTAGTTCTGACACTCATTAAATAAACGCTCATCATATAAAGGGAAGGATATGGTTACAATGTCTATATTATTAATCTATCAAAAGTGCACTAGACAACAGAAAGCAAATATCTGATAGACTCTCTCTCTATTACAATGAACATAGTAATTATAAAATTTCGCAATACTTCAAAATATATAACTTAaattaagattatattttattattttttaatgtgatCATTGTTAGACTCTATTTCCCAGTTTGGGTCAAAAGAAGTGGTCCGCGTAAGAACATCCCTCTTAGAACATATTTGTTGTAATTTGGGTCtaagcaaatttttttttcaaacactgTGAATAACAGATTAAGAAAGTCTAAGTActaacacttttattaaaatttagccaatatttaatcaataaaagaaatataaataattttatactattagataaaaatattacactattaaaaatactaataataagtaATTAATAACTACAAATCATAATAAAATTTACTGACCCTaacacttttttaaaaatttttaacacaTGTCTAAATATATTATTTACCTTTAATAGTTGTATTTCTCGTATTGTTATCGGCTTGCTTGAATATCAAAGTCTCATACTATTACATCTTTACCATAGTGAATCTGACAACTTAAAATAAAGATGTTTGTTGAGTGTCATGTCTTAATCCTACAA contains:
- the LOC112696468 gene encoding beta-1,4-xylosyltransferase IRX9, coding for MGSVVERSKKKTQLWKKAMLHFSLCFVMGFFTGLAPTGKSSMFSSTKVVTSSNRTGSSINVNTSWSISPISSVNVPMKPRISKTTMLNVRSHSQLKPRRLIIIVTPTSTKLPYQAVFLRRLANTIRLVPQPLLWIVVEAKTESMELPGMLRKTGIMYRHVVFKENFTDLEAELNHQRNLALKHIEHHRLSGIVHFAELSNVYDLQFFQQLRDIEVFGTWPTALLAANRKRVIIEGPVCDSRQVIGWHLRNMNNETETVTPPIHISSFAFNSSILWDPERWGRTSSVQDTSQNSIKFVKQVVLEDETKLKGIPPEDCSKIMLWRFNFRARTISNH